AAATTCTTCCCGAGGGTGTAGCCGCTTGCGGCATAAAGCGCAATCTTTTGCACTGCCTTCTCGGCGTAGTCGCGGTCGTGCATCAGGCCGAAATGCTCCCAGATGATTTCCTCGCGAGTGCGCGTGTCGAGGCAGGTGAAGTCCGGGTAGAGCGTTCCCCACCCCTTTACGTTCGTGGGGTATTCGTACCGGTAGGGAATCCCAGCGCGACTCAGCGCGTCCGCGATGATGATCTCGGACTTGGAGCGGACGCGCTCGCCCTTGCTCGTGATGAATTCCGGCGCATTGATTTCAAAGGCCCGGCCGGTGTAGGGGAGGCGTTGCCAGTTGGCGATGAAGTCTGCGTCGGGTTCTCGCAAGGGCGCAACGAGCATGCGGCGGCCTGGATGCAATCCGGTGAAGGCCTTGTCAAGCGCTCCGGGGTGAAACTCGGCGAGGAATCGCTCGATAGCCCCGATTGACTTCTTGAGAACGGCCGCCGCATCGCTGTTGTAGTCGCGCTGGGCGAGTGCCTTTGCCTTCTGGATTTCTGCTTTTGGCAGATACCGCCCGTTGGCGGGCTCGTTTTTTCCGCGCGCCGCCCTGCGACCATCGCTCACGATGTAGTATTGCGGGCGACCGTGATTCATGCCGACGCGCAGCTTTTGGCCGCCTGCCTGTTTTGCTGCCTGAGGGATGCCCGCAAGAAGCGCCTTGAGTTTAAGACAGCGGTCCGTCGCCGCCTGGATGAGGACGTCGTGCTTGTCGTTGTTGTTCTTTTTCTTTGCCATTGAACCTCCATCTGGAAAAAAGCAATAAAAAAAGCGCTGATACTGCTATTAAGCAATGTATCAACGCTCATGTGCTGGTAATATACGAAAAACGATTCGTCAGAGACCAGTTTTTTCGAAAAAAAATTGGGGCGGTCGCAGCGGGTGTTTTGCAGGTGGACAAGGTGTAGGCTAGCATTGAGGCTGACGATGGGTGGTTGCGGGGGGGGGTGTGGCTCGGTTTGTTGTTGTTGTATATGGGGCGAGAGTCGGGCGGGCGCTAGTGCTATTGAAAAAGCAGTTTAAAGCTGGATTTTTGTTGATTCGGCGGGATTCTGCCGGTTTTAGGCTGATTTTAGGCTGTTTTTTGTCGCGGCGACAGACTAAATGCAGGGGGGGTGGTATTTTAGTCCGTAAAATTTTGGCTGTTGATGGCCTGCGGGGTCGCTTTTTGGCGATGCTTTACGGACTAAAGTGGAGGGGGTCATGATTTAGTCCGTAAAAAATGCCGACTGCCGTCGCTAGTTTGTCTGAAATTTGCAAAAAATTACGGACTAAAACGCGGGGGGTCGGTATTTAGTCCGTAACCCCCTCCATTTTTAGCGTTTAATTTGTATGTAATTTGCCAAATTTTACGGTCTAAAGTGCAGGGGGGCGCCAAAAAGTATGTAATCGCGCAGTGAAAGCCGCCGCCCGCCGTGCACTCGCCACCACAAAGCAGCATCCTCGCCACCACAAAGCAGCATCCTCCCCGCTACAAGGCGGCATTTGCCCCTGCGACAAGCCTGCACCCCGCTCGCGGCACATCTCGCCACCACAAATAAGCATCTTGCCGCTGTAAAAGCGCATCTCCCTGCCACAATCATACATCTCGCCACCACAAATAAGCATCTTGCCGCTGTAAATGCGCATCTCCCTGCCACAATCATGCATCTCGCCGCCGCAATTGCGCATCCAGCCGTCATAAACGCACATCCCTCCGCTGCAAGCCCGCTTTTTTCGCCCGCATTGGCGCCGCCCGCCGCCAATCTAGGGCCACTTTTTTATCTTTATGGCGAAAAAGGGTGCAGGGAAGGTCCCTGTGCTGCAATTTCGTGTTTTAACAAATAATCGACCTGCGGGCCGCCTCTCGGGGTTTCGCCTGCCGGGTCACAAAAAAATGAAGGATATATGGCAAATCGTGTTGTAATCGGTTCCCAGTGGGGTGACGAGGGTAAGGCCAAGGTGGTGGATTTCTTGACTCTGGACGCAGATATCATCGTGCGTTTCCAGGGCGGCGCCAATGCGGGCCATACCGTGGAGGTGGGCGACCAGAAGTTCGTGTTCCACCTGATCCCGTCGGGCATCATGCACAAGGACAAGATTTGTGTCATCGGTAACGGTGTCGTTCTCGACCCGATTCAGACCCTCGCGGAAATTGCGGACCTCCACACGAAGGGCATCAACCCCGAAGGCCGCCTCTTTATCGCGAACAACGCCCACGTGGTGCTCCCGTACCACTCCACGCTCGACAAGGCGAAAGAAAAGAAGGCCGGCAAGGCCGCCATCGGCACCACCGGCCGCGGCATCGGCCCCTGCTACAGCGACAAGGTCAACCGCATCGGCGTGCGCGTGGGCGACCTCATGGACGAGCGCGAACTGCGCCCCCGCGTCGAGGCGATGGCCAAGGTCCACAACGAAGAATTTACCGTGATGTACGACGTCCCGGCGATCGACCCCGAAGTGGTCATCAAGGAATACCTCGAGCTCGGCCAGAAGATCAAGCCGTTCGTGCGCGACGTGAGCGAGTTCCTGTACAAGTCCGTGAAGGCCGGCAAGCGCCTGGTGTTCGAGGGCGCGCAGGGCACCATCCTCGACGTGGACCAGGGCACCTACCCGTTCGTGACCTCGAGCAACACTGTCTCGGGCTACGCGAGCTGCGGTTCGGGCGTCGGTCCCACCGTGCTGGACGAGGTCTGGGGCGTGGTCAAGGCCTATACGACCCGCGTGGGCAACGGCCCCTTCCCCACGGAACTCCTGGACGAGACGGGCGACACGCTCCGCAAGATTGGTAACGAATACGGCGCCACGACGGGCCGCAACCGCCGCTGCGGCTGGTTCGACGCTCCGGTCGTCCGCAAGGCGACCGTGGTGAACGGCCTCACTCACCTCGCCATCACCAAGCTCGACGTGCTCGACACATTCGACACGGTGAAGATTTGCACCCACTACGAGTGCGACGGCGAGAAGCTCGACCTTATCCCGAACCAGCTTTCGAAGGTCGGACGTTGCGTGCCGGTCTACGAGGAAATGCCGGGCTGGAAGTGCGATACCACCAAGTGCCGCACCTACGACGAGCTTCCGGAGAATGCAAAGAAGTATTTACAGCGCATGGCTGAACTTGTTGATGTGAAAATTGGTATGATTTCTATTGGCGCTAAGCGCGATCAGAGTATTGTCATCGATTCCGGCCTCGCCAAGGGGTTGGGTCTTTAACTTTCACAAGGAGTGAGCAACATGGTGGACGCAACTATTCTCGGACTGCTGAAGGGCGTTGAGCTCTTTTCGGAACTGAGCGAAGAACAGATTGGGATGCTCGCCGACCTGGTGGTTTCCCAAAAATTCAACCGCGACGAGACGGTTGTGCTCGAGGGCGACGACTCGGTGCAGGCTCTGTACCTGATTGCGTCGGGCTCGGTGCAGGTCTACATGACCGGCGTCGATGGGCGCGAGACCATCCTCAGTTTCCTGGAACGTGGTGACTTCTTCGGCGAAATGTCGCTCATCGACGGCGAACCGAGGTCCGCCTCGGTGCGCACCGTGACCGACGCGCAGATGCTCATCATCCACCGTGAATCATTCCTCAAGCTCATCCGCCAGTCCCCGGAGATTGCGATGGGCCTGTTGAGCGAACTCAGCAAGCGCCTGCGCAAGGCGAACCGCCAGATTGGCTCGCTCTCCACGATGTCCGTGAGCGGGCGCGTGGCCGGCACCCTCCTCAACCTCATGGAAGAACGCGGCGTGCGCATCCACACCGACAACGGCAGCATGGTGACGGTCATCCACAACCGCCCCACTCAGCAGCAGCTGGCCGACATGTCGGGCACCACGCGCGAAACCGTGAGTCGCATCTGCTCCCTGCTGGTGAAGACGAACGCGATTGCCATGACCGGCAAGGACATCGTCATCTTCGACGAGAGCGCGCTGCAAGAGAAGGCTACCAAGGGCTAGACCGTGGCGAAAATAAAGTCGTTTATAAACAAATTCCTTACGTGGCTCAAGACCTCTTCGCTGGTAAAGGCGTTCGTGGCCTGGGTCATTCTTGTTATTTTACTCGCATTCGCCGTAGACAAGATCGTGATGCCCATTCTCGCTGGCTCCTTGACGAGCACGGGCGTCGTGCCTACGCTCGAAGGCTTGCCGCCGGAGGTTGCCGAAAAGAAACTCGATTCCGCCGGATTCAAGTACGAATGGCTCGAAGAGGGCCGCTACAATTCGCAGGTGCCCGAGGGCATGGTGCTGGTGCAGATGCCTGCCGCCGGCCGTGTCGCCAAGCTCGGCCGCACGGTGAAGCTCACGAAGAGTCTCGGTATCCGCGAGGTGGAAATCCCTGACCTGCGCGGCAAGAGTCAGAAG
The sequence above is drawn from the Fibrobacter sp. UWR2 genome and encodes:
- a CDS encoding adenylosuccinate synthase, whose translation is MANRVVIGSQWGDEGKAKVVDFLTLDADIIVRFQGGANAGHTVEVGDQKFVFHLIPSGIMHKDKICVIGNGVVLDPIQTLAEIADLHTKGINPEGRLFIANNAHVVLPYHSTLDKAKEKKAGKAAIGTTGRGIGPCYSDKVNRIGVRVGDLMDERELRPRVEAMAKVHNEEFTVMYDVPAIDPEVVIKEYLELGQKIKPFVRDVSEFLYKSVKAGKRLVFEGAQGTILDVDQGTYPFVTSSNTVSGYASCGSGVGPTVLDEVWGVVKAYTTRVGNGPFPTELLDETGDTLRKIGNEYGATTGRNRRCGWFDAPVVRKATVVNGLTHLAITKLDVLDTFDTVKICTHYECDGEKLDLIPNQLSKVGRCVPVYEEMPGWKCDTTKCRTYDELPENAKKYLQRMAELVDVKIGMISIGAKRDQSIVIDSGLAKGLGL
- a CDS encoding Crp/Fnr family transcriptional regulator, with product MVDATILGLLKGVELFSELSEEQIGMLADLVVSQKFNRDETVVLEGDDSVQALYLIASGSVQVYMTGVDGRETILSFLERGDFFGEMSLIDGEPRSASVRTVTDAQMLIIHRESFLKLIRQSPEIAMGLLSELSKRLRKANRQIGSLSTMSVSGRVAGTLLNLMEERGVRIHTDNGSMVTVIHNRPTQQQLADMSGTTRETVSRICSLLVKTNAIAMTGKDIVIFDESALQEKATKG
- a CDS encoding PASTA domain-containing protein encodes the protein MAKIKSFINKFLTWLKTSSLVKAFVAWVILVILLAFAVDKIVMPILAGSLTSTGVVPTLEGLPPEVAEKKLDSAGFKYEWLEEGRYNSQVPEGMVLVQMPAAGRVAKLGRTVKLTKSLGIREVEIPDLRGKSQKQAEISLTRAGLVRGEIVKGAHASIPRGVVIRTDPMAGNKVRLGDTVKVVISAGATTGKVMLPSFEGEMMDNVYPKLEALGFRVGKVKRVKGQNGELSGTVLETAPKEGDYLKPDSKIDFVIVD